One Tribolium castaneum strain GA2 chromosome 6, icTriCast1.1, whole genome shotgun sequence genomic window, ATTTCGGGTACAATGGGTTCGGGTATGGAAGCTCATACTGGCCGTATTATGGCTACTCGGGGAGCATGTACAGGCCATACTACAGCAGCTATATGAGCTACAGGCCGTATGGATACTACGGGGGGCTGTATGGCAGCGGGCTCACGGGGGGCTATGGGAGTTACTATGGGGGCTATGGCTCCGGCTGTATGGGCATGTACAGGCCCGGGTGTTATGGCTATTACAGCTACTACAAGAAATAGCTGTGAGTTTGTTTGTGTTCAAGTTACtccacaaaaaacgaattaaataattcacCATTAATTACTTCTTTTGTATACCTCgaatttttatgattatttaaaaagtgttttgcaacgaaaaattattttctcccTTATCTGCACGAACCCCACCCTAtacagtattattatttaacgttcggactgaacaaaaactgaaaatatgctcaaagttttttcacaaaactaCAGTGCTATTAAAAACAAGATTTCTctattaaatgtttaaaaaaacaactaaacatttttcacgtaatattttttcaaaattccatTTAGTTTTGCaagttattaaatattttatggcaattttttggtaaaaaattatgctctaaaaattacttctaattaattaattttgtctttaaaccaatgtttttttttatataaattattaaagttgcgttCTGAACTCATTACCTACTAAGATTTTCCGAACTTGGCGGAAGTGATTGTATTCAGAGAGTACTTTGAATCGTTagaattttctttaaatcgaaattaaaacgacaaaactttttgtaactattaatattaaagctgaaaaaccttcaaaaacttgaaaatgatttaatataaaaatagcaaaaaaaagttatttgatTCGTGAAAGTTTCCAGAAATCAAAAGCGAAAcgacaaattttttataactattaatattaacgctaaaaaaagcttaaataacttaaaaatgatcaaaattaACATAAGAATAGCACaacattatttttagcaaaaaaagaGTAAtttaattccttaaaattttctcaaatcaAAATCGAAACAACAAAACTTTATgtaactattaatattaaagaacaaaaaaattgaattaaacttaatacaaaaatagcGCATTTTTTTGCCATAAAAGAGAGTAACtttatttgtgaaaattttcttaaatgaaAATCGAAACGACAAAACTTTTgtaactattattaatattagaGCAAAAAAAGCTtcaataacttgaaaatgATCAAACTAAAATAACGCATttacatttgcaaataaaggAAGATCTCTCTCAGAAGATCTAAAACAGTTTTCCTgctgtattttgtttttttttgaaactaatCAGGCTGAGTTATTGCATAATATCAGCAGATGGGCGTAAATATGTCTCTTAAAATACCTTTATTTGATTCACATTTCGACTTCTTTTCGAAAAACCTACAACGTAAGTGAGCGTTTTCATCAAGACCTGAAAGTTTTCGAAAATTGGGACAAACAGTTCTGGGATGAAAAGATGTTAGGACATTATTGTTGGACTATTATGGGAAAAACTGacccaaaaaatacaaaataacacaataaaagcattaattttcaatttattcttTGGTTATTTAAAAGTTACACTTGTTTCCTAATTAGTTACTTATTTCGTAAATCTGACGATGAGgtgatgaattttttataatttcgtttgaactTAAGGCCTCATAATTTATAAGGAATGACGACTTTCAGTTAAGATTCTGTAAACTAGTGTTATTATTAcgcttattttattattatttcggtGCTTTTCCATGATTTTTCGGGTCAAACGATTCAATAAAGTTAATTCCTGGTAAAGTGATCGAATTTTCACTTTGCCGGAGCGTTATGCAAGCTTTGCAAATTAGGAAAAGTCGGTGGGAAGCTaccaaaaaaaagataatagcGTGGGATTGACACACTTTTCACCTGTTACGATTATTTCGTTCCGTCTGATTGTCTCactatcaaaaattttgatacgAAAAAATGTCTTTGATTTCGCCCCCTTTGTAAACCAAATCCATCCCTAAACTGGTTAAAACAacgaaaatgtttttgtaaaaatgcgACGTGAAAATCCTGGGAATCCCCAATCTCgctctttttgaaaaaaaaatatttttatgagaaACGACCGTTTTGGCGTCTTGGCGTAGTTAAGTACCCCcatgacataatttttatgcaaTCCAGTGTTAGGTACTCTCACTTTTCGCCTGAAATGTGCTTTCTTTGCCATTTAGTGGAGTGACCTCACCGATACACCATGCTGCTCAAAATCGTAAGTCTTTGTTTTACCTAACTACCATTGAACctaaattttagttatttcttCTGGTTTTGACAAACCTAATTTTTGCCATTCCGCCAAACGACAAAGCCCTATTTGAAGAGGACCCAGAGTCCCGTATTTCGAAAAAACGGCGGCCTTGTCGAGGCCGAAGCCTTCCGGAAGGACGAACTTTCTTTGACTGGTCCTTCCAATACGTTGAcgtaaattacaattacaattacaatatTAATTGCGGTGGGGGTGGCGGACATGGAGGAGGAGGAACCGGTGGAGGATATGGCGGAGGCGGCCCCCAAAAGCCCATTTTATCGGGAGTCCTCCAAAGCAgtaagttttttcgttttttcccCTTAAATTGATTCAATTCCATTTGTGTTTTTCAGTTGGTAACCGCCCCACTGGAGGTGGCCACCCCCCGACCGGCGGCCTTCTCGGAGGTAATGGCATCAGTTTTATTCAGTCTCAATTCCAAGGTATTTTCGCCGATGGTCAAGGTTTAGGTTCGCTGATCCCCCAAAATATTCTGAACGGCGAAGGTTTAGGTTCTTTATTACCACAAGGCGGGCTTTTCAACGGTCAAGGAATCAGCTCCTTGTTCGAAAACGGGCTTTTTAGCAATATTTTCAGCAGTAGTCAGTCCATGGCGCAGGCTGGAGCGCCCAGCAGACCCATGATCACCACGCCCAAGCCCACGGGACAGGACCCTGATGATGTTATTTATAATGACGAGAAACCTGTTCATGAGGATCACGATCCTGTTGTTCCAGATCACTACAACAGACCCGGTCAGTATCTAGTGGCCCAGAACCCGATTTTTGGCAATTTCGTCTATGATTTGGCGGATTTTAACCCCAATAGGATTTATAGGCAGTTTAACAAGGAGCTTAATAGGCTGGTTAGGCCGTGGGCGCATCTTCTGGGAAGATGACAAAGCGAGTGAGTTTCACCAACTTTTTACTCTAGATATcacattcaaaatttaataatcgtGAAATAAAGTTTGTGAAATTCCTCacactatacagggtgtctcactTAAAATTTTCGAGCCC contains:
- the LOC103314100 gene encoding keratin-associated protein 19-2, producing the protein MRGVTIILILATAVLKIDAYALGYSDLISSETSSSYGSYSQGYTSGYSSLYPGYYGGYGYYRPMGNFGYNGFGYGSSYWPYYGYSGSMYRPYYSSYMSYRPYGYYGGLYGSGLTGGYGSYYGGYGSGCMGMYRPGCYGYYSYYKK
- the LOC103314099 gene encoding uncharacterized protein LOC103314099 isoform X2: MLLKILFLLVLTNLIFAIPPNDKALFEEDPESRISKKRRPCRGRSLPEGRTFFDWSFQYVDVNYNYNYNINCGGGGGHGGGGTGGGYGGGGPQKPILSGVLQSIGNRPTGGGHPPTGGLLGGNGISFIQSQFQGIFADGQGLGSLIPQNILNGEGLGSLLPQGGLFNGQGISSLFENGLFSNIFSSSQSMAQAGAPSRPMITTPKPTGQDPDDVIYNDEKPVHEDHDPVVPDHYNRPAPVYRRPRPPYQNTRYTTYNRIRFTN
- the LOC103314099 gene encoding BPTI/Kunitz domain-containing protein 2 isoform X3, whose translation is MLLKILFLLVLTNLIFAIPPNDKALFEEDPESRISKKRRPCRGRSLPEGRTFFDWSFQYVDVNYNYNYNINCGGGGGHGGGGTGGGYGGGGPQKPILSGVLQSIGNRPTGGGHPPTGGLLGDHYNRPAPVYRRPRPPYQNTRYTTYNRIRFTN
- the LOC103314099 gene encoding uncharacterized protein LOC103314099 isoform X1 is translated as MLLKILFLLVLTNLIFAIPPNDKALFEEDPESRISKKRRPCRGRSLPEGRTFFDWSFQYVDVNYNYNYNINCGGGGGHGGGGTGGGYGGGGPQKPILSGVLQSIGNRPTGGGHPPTGGLLGGNGISFIQSQFQGIFADGQGLGSLIPQNILNGEGLGSLLPQGGLFNGQGISSLFENGLFSNIFSSSQSMAQAGAPSRPMITTPKPTGQDPDDVIYNDEKPVHEDHDPVVPDHYNRPGQYLVAQNPIFGNFVYDLADFNPNRIYRQFNKELNRLVRPWAHLLGR